One part of the Eublepharis macularius isolate TG4126 chromosome 16, MPM_Emac_v1.0, whole genome shotgun sequence genome encodes these proteins:
- the SGO2 gene encoding shugoshin 2 has translation MPVTLALPTCTPRPRGLLLQEARQSRGKRGVSHVTPFERRPVDPRKQKRRVGETAENTIGLSQQDGLKMPNQDPMETSSLFALSEIRQRMKEKKNGALKTTKMNASIAAKIRTKAINNSSIIKVTLKQNNKALALALNVAKREAQKLTKEKMLLQKEVKLGDFEKARLRQKLSAVANFFVRMRHKHNEYIEELQQFMNSHLQDIIEPGSPSESTSCSLLLSDGRLGTADTTDSPDDDNRPVRMAPKPMRIPLFLDNNGKCDKRTGNVAPARQSVLPLKIPALDVDDPLKREADPAVKKSSSTCVIDEPLASKERNGQHSSEADGTALALDLGAIFGGDPSSIPQSSRSCSLSMPNNNNLGQHTEMTRSYSDQTVVSLGHVTERRKRTTGFSASFKDLSWMEPSDNGPLVGLEPPKEMESAESSQLGELVMLKAPNESHEKIKANEAKALKKISMGTTGRVSSTSKSKGRLDNCNKGEVPNTTQPKAQGSNQMIVSKSTEVSAQVDRLEKVQPLNSCGQKERQNSRSLYTTVGPSTIHAASPCRNVEVASQCFGKTEGCGKMSVIDLALPQTGCASLIQEPKNKAPVLKSDPLSQSQRPESLSLLGSPPPAFPVLLDDAFSDGECRKFCKTIPKIWGFSTVQESSSSCLEKTCRGIRSQVTDLMKEDSKPKANKKTHAKKNVMDLTTDLHYMAKAAKGQKSPASSCAFPKNSAVFNTNDAKLVPSSRQEKTMQEAPAESSPNTSPHLNENKILKDLTNAAQSLCHSTFLEELPIRRGKRERKPVTYEEPKLNRKLRRGDPFANSDFFSCPIYKTRKKKMTKSEGIS, from the exons ATGCCGGTCACTCTCGCTTTACCAACGTGCACTCCCCGCCCCCGGGGCCTCCTTTTGCAAGAGGCACGTCAATCACGAGGGAAAAGAGGCGTGAGTCATGTGACGCCGTTCGAACGCCGGCCGGTAGACCCGCGGAAACAAAAACGACGCGTCGGAGAGACTGCTGAGAATACAATCGGTTTAAG TCAGCAGGACGGCCTAAAAATGCCTAACCAAGATCCTATGGAAACATCTTCCCTGTTCGCCTTAAGTGAAATCAGGCAACggatgaaagagaagaaaaatggtgCCCTAAAGACCACGAAGATGAATGCGtccattgcagcaaaaataagaaCAAAAGCAATAA ATAACTCCTCTATCATTAAGGTCACCCTAAAACAGAACAACAAAGCCCTGGCGTTGGCCCTCAACGTGGCCAAGAGAGAGGCCCAAAAGCTCACCAAAGAAAAGATGTTGCTGCAGAAAGAAGTGAAGCTGGGAGACTTTGAAAAAGCTCGTCTGCGTCAAAAGCTCTCGGCCGTG GCTAACTTTTTTGTTCGGATGCGCCACAAACATAATGAATATATCGAAGAACTTCAGCAGTTCATGAACAGCCACTTGCAGGACATAATCGAGCCGGGCAGCCCTTCAGAG AGTACTTCCTGCTCTTTATTACTGTCTGATGGGAGACTCGGCACGGCTGATACAACAGACAGTCCGGATGATGACAATCGCCCTGTTCG AATGGCACCCAAACCGATGAGGATTCCACTCTTTCTGGATAACAATGGCAAATGTGATAAGCGTACAGGCAATGTTGCACCCGCGAGACAGTCAGTGCTTCCCTTGAAGATACCTGCATTGGACGTAGACGACCCTTTGAAGCGTGAGGCTGACCCTGCTGTGAAGAAGTCGTCTTCCACTTGTGTCATTGATGAGCCATTGGCAAGCAAGGAAAGGAATGGCCAACATTCCAGTGAAGCGGATGGCACTGCCTTGGCCCTTGACTTGGGTGCCATTTTTGGAG GTGATCCCTCAAGTATACCACAAAGTTCCAGGAGTTGCTCACTTTCCATGCCGAATAACAACAATCTTGGACAACATACTGAGATGACAAGATCATACAGTGATCAGACGGTGGTCTCTCTCGGGCATGTGACAGAGAGAAGGAAACGTACAACCGGCTTCTCCGCTTCGTTCAAAGACCTTTCTTGGATGGAGCCATCTGATAATGGGCCACTTGTGGGCCTGGAGCCGCCAAAGGAAATGGAATCTGCTGAAAGCAGTCAGCTGGGTGAGCTCGTAATGTTAAAAGCCCCAAACGAAAGCCATGAGAAGATCAAAGCCAATGAAGCCAAAGCTCTGAAAAAAATAAGCATGGGAACAACGGGCAGAGTCTCTTCTACCAGCAAGTCAAAAGGGCGCTTGGATAATTGTAATAAAGGGGAGGTTCCAAACACAACACAGCCAAAAGCACAGGGCAGTAACCAAATGATTGTttcaaagtccactgaagtctCTGCCCAGGTGGATCGTTTGGAGAAAGTCCAGCCACTGAACAGCTGTGGCCAGAAAGAACGCCAAAATTCTCGAAGTCTTTATACAACAGTTGGTCCTTCTACAATCCATGCAGCTTCTCCATGCCGTAATGTGGAGGTTGCGTCCCAGTGTTTTGgtaaaactgaaggctgtggaaAGATGTCTGTGATAGATCTGGCTCTACCACAGACTGGTTGTGCTTCCTTAATTCAGGAGCCTAAAAATAAAGCTCCAGTGTTGAAATCTGATCCATTAAGTCAGTCTCAAAGGCCAGAGTCTCTCTCTTTGTTGGGGAGCCCGCCACCTGCATTCCCTGTTTTGTTAGATGATGCTTTTTCTGATGGTGAATGTAGAAAATTTTGTAAAACTATCCCCAAAATTTGGGGGTTTTCAACTGTTCAGGAATCAAGCAGTAGCTGCTTGGAGAAGACATGTCGGGGCATCAGGAGTCAAGTAACTGACTTAATGAAGGAAGATTCAAAGCCCAAGGCAAACAAGAAAACACATGCTAAAAAAAATGTGATGGATCTCACTACGGATTTGCACTATATGGCTAAGGCTGCTAAAGGCCAAAAGAGCCCAGCAAGTTCTTGTGCGTTTCCAAAAAACTCTGCAGTCTTCAACACAAATGATGCTAAGCTGGTACCTTCAAGCAGACAAGAGAAGACCATGCAAGAAGCTCCTGCTGAATCTTCTCCCAACACATCTCCTCACTTAAATG AGAACAAAATACTGAAAGATTTGACCAATGCTGCTCAGAGTTTATGCCATTCAACCTTTCTGGAAGAGCTTCCAATACGTCGAGGTAAACGGGAAAGAAAGCCAGTTACCTATGAAGAGCCCAAGCTCAACAG AAAACTAAGGCGTGGAGATCCATTTGCAAATTCTGACTTCTTCAGCTGCCCGATCTATAAAACCAGAAAGAAGAAAATGACTAAATCTGAAGGCATTTCATAG
- the ATMIN gene encoding ATM interactor: MAAAASPQEPAGRAGLPLGRPPRPAPAPPRGAGQRPASPWELVRPSVTELSRAVRSNILCTVPGCGKVLPNPPALSMHLSKAHRLQQDGKLNPATRKDLKARQKYYCCPIEGCPRGPGRPFSQFSLVRQHFMKMHAEKKHKCDKCSNSYGTIWDLKRHIEDCGKTFQCTCGCPYASRTALLSHIYRTQHEIPVEHRDPPCKKRKMEMSASHQQLGEKAKETSGVAVSRSTNTKDLETSEIKLAASLEDPIRSSTTKQTQPKNAPKLLLPKPKVALVKVPVMQLTHLPIFISAPDSSVKPVVVAVDDKGSVMSTVHLMPLPVGIVVPALEAEALAFKDTLPLSKAKSSGSFEPVSTGIQVNLGKAASNNTVRGLEAVCYRDGICSTNVQTDLSYISQNFIPSASWTPDSSVSSCSQTDLTFSSQVLLPISVQTQTLLPSLKLTSSIAAQTDAFAQACFQSGGISRETQTNRSQKVTDGRGQTDQAVMCNDIFDGVTSSFDSSPVVLSSSCLIEGDLDHSLLQRGSCKSLSRDGKSETMISFSTHNNLLPPQVMTDNQTQTMELLSDLETIFSGSATGQSLDNRSLLTDANPNADPPLPSGPTQNAAIDFDIEDFFTASNIQTQTEEAEFGHLTSEPVLESLDIETQTDLFSDNVAQSYNCRGNPNFLGLEMFDTQTQTDLNFFLDSPHLPLGSILKQSAFSMSTDSSDTETQTEMQFPERNALNQMAESKVQLNSAETQTMDSCFETLGSLFLTSNETQTAMDDFLLADLAWNTMESQFSSVETQTCAELCSLFQDSDKASH, encoded by the exons ATGGCGGCGGCCGCCTCTCCTCAGGAGCCCGCGGGGCGCGCCGGCCTGCCTCTGGGGCGCCCGCCGCGCCCGGCCCCTGCTCCGCCCCGCGGCGCCGGCCAGCGACCGGCCAGCCCCTGGGAGCTGGTGAGGCCTTCGGTGACGGAGCTCTCGCGGGCCGTCCGGAGCAACATCCTCTGCACCGTGCCGGGCTGCGGGAAAGTGCTGCCCAACCCGCCGGCGCTCAGCATGCACCTCAGCAAGGCCCACCGCCTGCAGCAG GATGGAAAATTAAATCCCGCAACAAGGAAAGACTTGAAAGCACGACAGAAATACTACTGCTGTCCTATTGAAGGTTGTCCTAGAGGACCGGGAAGGCCTTTTTCACAGTTTTCTCTCGTTAGGCAG CATTTCATGAAAATGCAtgctgaaaagaagcataaatgtGATAAATGTAGCAATTCTTATGGAACCATATGGGACTTGAAGCGACACATTGAAGACTGCGGCAAGACTTTCCAGTGTACGTGTGGGTGCCCCTACGCCAGCAGGACAGCCCTGTTGTCTCACATTTATAGAACTCAGCATGAGATTCCTGTTGAACACAG GGATCCACCTTGTAAAAAACGGAAAATGGAAATGTCAGCATCCCATCAGCAGCTGGGAGAGAAAGCAAAAGAAACCTCCGGCGTTGCAGTCAGCAGATCTACTAACACAAAAGACTTGGAAACTTCAGAGATCAAACTGGCAGCTTCCTTAGAAGATCCCATCCGTTCCTCTACCACTAAGCAAACGCAACCAAAAAATGCACCAAAGTTGCTTCTACCAAAGCCTAAAGTCGCTTTGGTTAAAGTTCCTGTAATGCAGCTGACTCACTTGCCCATCTTCATATCGGCACCAGACTCTTCCGTCAAACCTGTTGTCGTTGCTGTTGATGACAAAGGCTCTGTTATGAGCACTGTTCACCTAATGCCTCTGCCTGTAGGCATTGTGGTACCAGCACTGGAGGCTGAAGCACtggcatttaaagacacactaCCCCTTTCAAAAGCCAAGAGCTCTGGCAGCTTTGAGCCGGTCAGCACAGGTATCCAAGTCAATCTGGGGAAAGCGGCGTCCAATAATACAGTGCGGGGCCTGGAGGCCGTATGTTACAGGGATGGAATCTGTTCCACAAACGTCCAGACGGACTTGTCTTACATTTCACAGAACTTCATCCCCTCTGCATCCTGGACTCCTGATTCCTCTGTGTCCTCTTGTTCTCAAACAGATTTGACATTCAGTTCTCAAGTTTTGCTGCCCATCAGCGTTCAGACGCAGACTCTGTTGCCCAGTTTGAAGCTTACTTCATCCATTGCTGCTCAGACGGATGCTTTCGCCCAGGCTTGCTTTCAGTCAGGCGGAATTTCTAGGGAGACTCAGACCAATAGGTCACAGAAAGTTACAGACGGAAGAGGGCAAACGGATCAGGCTGTGATGTGCAATGATATTTTTGATGGTGTTACTTCGTCATTTGATTCGTCCCCGGTTGTTCTATCCAGCAGCTGCTTGATTGAAGGTGACCTGGATCACAGTTTGCTACAAAGAGGAAGCTGCAAATCTCTGAGTCGGGatggcaaatcagagacaatgaTCAGCTTCAGCACACACAATAATCTGCTCCCGCCACAAGTTATGACTGACAACCAGACCCAGACAATGGAgttactgagtgaccttgaaaCTATTTTTTCAGGTAGCGCAACAGGACAGTCGTTGGATAACCGTAGTCTTCTGACAGATGCTAACCCTAATGCTGACCCTCCCCTGCCTTCTGGCCCCACACAGAATGCAGCAATCGATTTTGACATCGAAGATTTCTTTACGGCCTCCAATATCCAAACTCAGACAGAAGAGGCTGAATTTGGTCATTTGACCTCTGAGCCGGTCTTGGAATCATTGGATATCGAAACCCAGACCGACTTATTTTCAGATAACGTTGCCCAGTCATATAACTGCAGAGGTAATCCTAACTTTTTAGGCTTGGAGATGTTTGACACCCAAACCCAAACGGACTTAAATTTCTTCTTAGACAGCCCCCACCTGCCTTTGGGTAGCATCCTGAAGCAGTCCGCCTTCTCCATGAGTACGGACTCATCTGACACGGAGACACAGACAGAAATGCAGTTTCCGGAGAGAAATGCCTTGAATCAAATGGCAGAGAGCAAAGTACAGCTGAATAGCGCTGAGACACAGACTATGGACAGCTGCTTTGAAACTCTCGGTAGCTTATTCCTTACCAGCAATGAGACTCAGACTGCTATGGATGACTTCTTACTGGCCGACTTGGCCTGGAATACAATGGAGTCTCAGTTCAGCTCAGTTGAAACGCAGACTTGTGCAGAACTGTGCTCTTTATTTCAGGATTCTGATAAGGCCAGTCACTGA